The following coding sequences are from one Pseudonocardia sp. HH130630-07 window:
- a CDS encoding ABC transporter ATP-binding protein, giving the protein MTGVEVKVEGLTKSFGRANIWSDVSLTLPPGEVSVLLGPSGTGKSVFLKCLIGLLKPEQGSIVIDGVDLVRCSESDLYDIRKLFGVLFQDGALFGSMNLFDNIAFPLREHTKKSETAVRDIVMEKIEMVGLTGAEGKLPGEISGGMRKRAGLARALVLDPQIVLFDEPDSGLDPVRTAYLNQLIIDLNAQTDSTFLIVTHDINSAQTVPDNMGLLYRKHLAMFGPREVLLTSEEPVVAQFLNGRREGPIGMSEEKDAAQAAREMEEAGELEGLPPMKPQLEASTGMPDRQAVHRRRERVQAMLHELPEPAQRAIRASYGSAAPADDDGPTEQWAPARDGSTHEEAREPAPDTDEWPTDIHPRVTDSGPDDPPASGRHQLSGGDR; this is encoded by the coding sequence GTGACCGGTGTCGAGGTGAAGGTCGAGGGGCTGACGAAGTCCTTCGGCCGGGCCAACATCTGGTCGGACGTCTCGCTGACGTTGCCGCCCGGTGAGGTGTCGGTCCTGCTCGGGCCGTCCGGTACCGGCAAGTCGGTCTTCCTGAAGTGTCTGATCGGGCTGCTGAAGCCGGAGCAGGGCTCGATCGTCATCGACGGCGTCGATCTCGTGCGGTGCTCGGAGTCCGATCTCTACGACATCCGCAAACTGTTCGGCGTGCTGTTCCAGGACGGCGCGCTGTTCGGCTCGATGAACCTGTTCGACAACATCGCCTTCCCGTTGCGCGAGCACACGAAGAAGTCCGAGACCGCGGTCCGCGACATCGTGATGGAGAAGATCGAGATGGTCGGCCTGACGGGGGCCGAGGGCAAGCTGCCCGGGGAGATCTCCGGCGGCATGCGCAAGCGGGCCGGGCTCGCCAGGGCGCTCGTGCTCGACCCGCAGATCGTGCTGTTCGACGAGCCGGACTCCGGGCTCGACCCGGTGCGCACCGCGTACCTGAACCAGCTGATCATCGACCTGAACGCGCAGACCGACTCGACGTTCCTCATCGTCACGCACGACATCAACTCGGCGCAGACGGTGCCGGACAACATGGGCCTGCTCTACCGCAAGCACCTCGCCATGTTCGGCCCGCGCGAGGTCCTGCTGACCTCCGAGGAGCCGGTCGTCGCCCAGTTCCTCAACGGGCGGCGCGAGGGCCCGATCGGCATGTCCGAGGAGAAGGACGCCGCCCAGGCCGCCCGGGAGATGGAGGAGGCGGGCGAGCTGGAGGGCCTGCCGCCGATGAAGCCGCAGCTGGAGGCCTCCACCGGGATGCCGGACCGGCAGGCGGTGCACCGCCGCCGGGAGCGGGTGCAGGCGATGCTGCACGAGCTCCCGGAGCCGGCCCAGCGGGCGATCCGCGCCTCCTACGGCTCCGCGGCCCCGGCCGACGACGACGGGCCGACCGAGCAGTGGGCCCCGGCCCGGGACGGCAGCACCCACGAGGAGGCACGCGAGCCGGCCCCCGACACCGACGAGTGGCCCACCGACATCCACCCGCGGGTCACCGACTCCGGCCCCGACGACCCGCCGGCGTCCGGGCGGCACCAGCTCTCCGGCGGCGACCGGTGA
- a CDS encoding oxygenase MpaB family protein: MTRPGRYDRRDALAAMDPETDYVEIYRDLAGLEFPWDIQQALSLALFRTYAVPSIGRLLAGTGEFTGRVQKRYDDTALILESVLANGFDHVEGRAGIRRMNQMHRSYDISNDDMRYVLATFVVVPLRWVDRWGWRRHTEVERVATANYYRRLGRHMGIRDVPATWQEFGALLDAYEGEHFGYDPGGRAVADATLDLATTFPPTDRLPKRAARGFVLALMDPPLLDALGYRFPPAPVRRAADALLRARGAVVRRMPVRTEPYSVPDSPNIRSYPQGYDVRELGTFPACPVHRQDTAV, encoded by the coding sequence ATGACCCGGCCCGGACGGTACGACCGGCGCGACGCGCTCGCGGCGATGGACCCGGAGACGGACTACGTCGAGATCTACCGGGACCTGGCCGGGCTGGAGTTCCCCTGGGACATCCAGCAGGCGCTGTCGCTGGCGCTGTTCCGCACCTACGCGGTGCCGTCGATCGGGCGGCTGCTCGCCGGCACCGGTGAGTTCACCGGACGGGTGCAGAAGCGCTACGACGACACCGCGCTCATCCTGGAGTCGGTGCTGGCGAACGGGTTCGACCACGTCGAGGGCCGGGCCGGGATCCGCCGGATGAACCAGATGCACCGCTCCTACGACATCTCGAACGACGACATGCGCTACGTGCTGGCGACGTTCGTCGTCGTGCCGCTGCGCTGGGTGGACCGGTGGGGCTGGCGCCGGCACACCGAGGTCGAACGGGTCGCCACCGCGAACTACTACCGGCGGCTCGGGCGGCACATGGGGATCCGGGACGTCCCGGCGACCTGGCAGGAGTTCGGCGCGCTGCTCGACGCCTACGAGGGCGAGCACTTCGGCTACGACCCGGGCGGCCGGGCCGTCGCCGACGCGACGCTCGACCTGGCCACGACGTTCCCGCCGACCGACCGGCTGCCGAAGCGGGCCGCCCGCGGGTTCGTGCTGGCGCTCATGGACCCGCCGCTGCTCGACGCGCTCGGCTACCGGTTCCCGCCGGCGCCGGTCCGCCGTGCGGCCGACGCCCTGCTGCGGGCCCGGGGCGCGGTGGTGCGCCGGATGCCGGTGCGGACGGAGCCGTACTCGGTGCCGGACTCGCCGAACATCCGCAGCTACCCGCAGGGCTACGACGTCCGCGAGCTGGGCACGTTCCCGGCCTGCCCGGTGCACCGGCAGGACACGGCGGTCTGA
- a CDS encoding cytochrome P450 translates to MTGAGRAYDPLDVSTQAFWSRSPDEREETFAQLRRDRPLSWHPPAETELLPDPDAPGFWALVTHADITAVSRDPETFASGQAYGGVMLEDVPEDMLEAAHSILAMDAPRHARQRRVIASVFTPRRTRRIEDQIRAQAAAIVDDLLALGGEADFVTAVAARLPMWTISEMIGIPAQRRQEVADAANAMVAWNDADYIGDGDPMAVLLNALMTLHTASFELSALRRDEPADDLMTALVQAEVDGASLTDEEIAAFFVLLCVAGNDTTRQTASHAVLALDRHPEQRRLLTAEFDDRIGPAVEEFVRWATPVLTFRRTATRDTEIRGQRISEGERVVLFYHSGNRDGSVFTDPHRFDITRAENPHVAFGGGGPHFCLGSHLARTQLRSLFGELLTRVPDLSVGEPDRLTGNFINGIKRLPVTFGTGG, encoded by the coding sequence GTGACCGGCGCGGGCCGGGCGTACGACCCGCTCGACGTCTCCACGCAGGCGTTCTGGTCCCGATCGCCGGACGAGCGCGAGGAGACCTTCGCGCAGCTCCGCCGGGACCGGCCGCTGTCCTGGCACCCGCCGGCGGAGACCGAGCTGCTGCCGGACCCGGACGCACCGGGGTTCTGGGCGCTGGTCACGCACGCCGACATCACCGCCGTCAGCCGGGACCCGGAGACGTTCGCCTCGGGACAGGCCTACGGCGGTGTGATGCTCGAGGACGTCCCCGAGGACATGCTGGAGGCGGCACACTCGATCCTCGCCATGGACGCACCGCGGCACGCCCGCCAGCGCCGGGTGATCGCCTCGGTGTTCACCCCGCGGCGGACCCGGCGGATCGAGGACCAGATCCGGGCCCAGGCCGCCGCGATCGTCGACGACCTGCTCGCGCTGGGGGGCGAGGCGGACTTCGTCACCGCCGTCGCGGCCCGGCTCCCCATGTGGACGATCTCGGAGATGATCGGCATCCCGGCGCAGCGCCGCCAGGAGGTCGCCGACGCCGCCAACGCGATGGTCGCCTGGAACGACGCCGACTACATCGGCGACGGCGACCCGATGGCGGTCCTGCTGAACGCGCTGATGACCCTGCACACCGCGTCGTTCGAGCTGTCCGCGCTGCGCCGCGACGAACCGGCCGACGACCTCATGACCGCGCTGGTGCAGGCCGAGGTGGACGGCGCCTCGCTGACCGACGAGGAGATCGCGGCGTTCTTCGTGCTGCTCTGCGTGGCCGGGAACGACACCACCCGCCAGACCGCGAGCCACGCGGTGCTGGCGCTCGACCGGCACCCGGAGCAGCGCCGCCTGCTCACCGCGGAGTTCGACGACCGGATCGGGCCGGCCGTCGAGGAGTTCGTGCGCTGGGCCACCCCGGTGCTGACCTTCCGCCGGACCGCGACCCGGGACACCGAGATCCGCGGGCAGCGGATCTCCGAGGGCGAGCGGGTGGTGCTCTTCTACCACTCCGGCAACCGGGACGGGTCGGTCTTCACCGACCCGCACCGCTTCGACATCACCCGGGCCGAGAACCCGCACGTCGCGTTCGGCGGCGGCGGGCCGCACTTCTGCCTGGGCAGCCACCTGGCCAGGACCCAGCTGCGCTCGCTGTTCGGCGAGCTGCTGACCCGGGTCCCCGACCTGTCCGTCGGCGAGCCGGACCGGCTGACCGGCAACTTCATCAACGGGATCAAGCGGCTGCCGGTGACCTTCGGGACGGGCGGCTGA
- a CDS encoding SCP2 sterol-binding domain-containing protein, whose protein sequence is MPGFADEDELYRYIGGIFETALADPELEPKLRATGLVLRQQCTDPESALVIDLPGGAVWRGSDPGAPAAHATMTMATQTANAYWQGAVNLTFAMARGRVTVDGTVTKLLQLAPLAKRLFPVYVERLRADGRDDLLVAP, encoded by the coding sequence GTGCCCGGATTCGCCGACGAGGACGAGCTGTACCGCTACATCGGCGGGATCTTCGAGACCGCCCTGGCCGATCCCGAACTCGAACCGAAACTGCGCGCCACCGGCCTGGTGCTGCGCCAGCAGTGCACCGATCCGGAGTCGGCCCTGGTGATCGACCTGCCCGGCGGTGCCGTCTGGCGGGGCTCTGATCCCGGCGCCCCGGCCGCGCACGCGACGATGACGATGGCGACCCAGACCGCCAACGCCTACTGGCAGGGGGCGGTCAACCTGACGTTCGCCATGGCCAGGGGCCGGGTCACGGTCGACGGCACGGTGACCAAGCTGCTGCAGCTGGCGCCGCTGGCCAAGCGCCTGTTCCCGGTCTACGTCGAGCGGCTGCGCGCCGACGGCCGCGACGACCTGCTGGTCGCACCGTGA
- a CDS encoding TetR/AcrR family transcriptional regulator, with protein MARRAGRQVVAEQYFDAAMSILARDGAAGLKIGPLCRSLGVTSGSFYHHFGGWAGFVRGLLQYWEAEQTDRVVELARATADPIERMLVVKRLTVELRHDAEAAIRAWAQIDAEVGRAQARVDVQRRIALEQVVGEVVADRADAHRLAVLGMSLMAGFQQTCDPRDRDLLRVLFDDFQRLILTYAPVDVRPGTGPIE; from the coding sequence GTGGCCAGGAGAGCGGGCCGGCAGGTGGTCGCCGAGCAGTACTTCGACGCCGCCATGTCGATCCTCGCCCGGGACGGGGCGGCCGGGCTGAAGATCGGCCCGCTGTGCCGTTCGCTCGGGGTGACCAGCGGGTCCTTCTACCACCACTTCGGCGGCTGGGCCGGGTTCGTCCGCGGGCTGCTGCAGTACTGGGAGGCCGAGCAGACCGACCGCGTCGTCGAGCTGGCCCGGGCGACCGCGGACCCGATCGAGCGGATGCTCGTGGTCAAGCGGCTGACCGTGGAGCTGCGCCACGACGCGGAGGCCGCCATCCGGGCGTGGGCGCAGATCGACGCCGAGGTGGGCCGGGCCCAGGCCCGGGTCGACGTGCAGCGCCGGATCGCGCTGGAGCAGGTGGTCGGCGAGGTCGTCGCGGACCGGGCCGACGCGCACCGGCTCGCGGTGCTCGGAATGTCGCTGATGGCCGGGTTCCAGCAGACCTGCGACCCGCGCGACCGCGATCTCCTGCGGGTCCTGTTCGACGACTTCCAGCGGCTGATCCTGACCTACGCGCCCGTCGACGTCCGGCCGGGCACTGGGCCGATCGAGTGA
- a CDS encoding NDMA-dependent alcohol dehydrogenase, whose protein sequence is MRTTAAVLWEPGGKWEVEEVELDAPHAGEVMVELTASGMCHSDEHLVTGDLPAVLPMVGGHEGAGRVIEVGPGVTELAVGDPVVMTFLPSCGRCPYCAKGLPNLCNDGAGATLGPQLDGTYRFSARGQEVGQMCLLGTFAKHTVVPVKSVVKIDEGFPLDLAALVGCGVTTGFGSAVRSAELCAGDACVVVGVGGIGANAVQGARVAGCRYVVAVDPVEFKRERARELGATHVAASIDEAWGIVSELTRGQMADAAILCTGVAAGAELQPLLQLVGKRGRVVVTALANAEEETATLSLLDLTLYEKQVRGALFGSSAAQHDVPRLLEMHNLGQLKLRELITREYTLDQVNDGYEDMRAGRNIRGLIRY, encoded by the coding sequence ATGCGGACGACGGCAGCGGTGCTGTGGGAACCCGGCGGCAAGTGGGAGGTCGAGGAGGTCGAACTCGACGCCCCGCACGCCGGTGAGGTGATGGTGGAGCTGACGGCGTCGGGGATGTGCCATTCCGACGAACACCTGGTGACCGGGGACCTGCCCGCGGTGCTGCCGATGGTCGGCGGGCACGAAGGCGCCGGCCGGGTGATCGAGGTCGGTCCCGGTGTGACCGAGCTGGCGGTCGGCGATCCGGTCGTGATGACGTTCCTGCCGTCCTGCGGGCGGTGCCCGTACTGCGCGAAGGGTCTGCCGAACCTCTGCAACGACGGCGCCGGCGCGACCCTCGGCCCGCAGCTGGACGGGACCTACCGGTTCTCCGCTCGCGGTCAGGAGGTCGGGCAGATGTGTCTGCTCGGGACGTTCGCGAAGCACACCGTCGTCCCGGTGAAGTCGGTCGTGAAGATCGACGAGGGCTTCCCGCTGGACCTGGCCGCGCTGGTCGGCTGCGGTGTGACCACCGGTTTCGGGTCCGCGGTGCGCAGCGCCGAGCTGTGCGCGGGCGACGCGTGCGTGGTCGTCGGCGTCGGCGGGATCGGCGCGAACGCGGTGCAGGGCGCCCGGGTCGCCGGCTGCCGCTACGTCGTGGCGGTCGACCCGGTCGAGTTCAAGCGTGAGCGCGCCCGCGAGCTCGGGGCCACCCACGTCGCGGCGAGCATCGACGAGGCGTGGGGGATCGTCAGCGAGCTGACCCGCGGGCAGATGGCCGACGCCGCGATCCTCTGCACCGGCGTCGCGGCCGGGGCCGAGCTGCAGCCGCTGCTGCAGCTGGTCGGGAAGCGGGGCCGGGTCGTCGTCACCGCGCTGGCCAACGCCGAGGAGGAGACGGCGACCCTGTCGCTGCTCGACCTCACCCTCTACGAGAAGCAGGTCCGCGGCGCCCTGTTCGGCAGCTCCGCCGCCCAGCACGACGTGCCGCGCCTGCTCGAGATGCACAACCTCGGCCAGCTCAAGCTCCGCGAGCTGATCACCCGGGAGTACACGCTCGACCAGGTCAACGACGGTTACGAGGACATGCGGGCGGGGCGCAACATCAGGGGCCTGATCCGCTACTAG
- a CDS encoding response regulator → MPDEPHVVVIVDDHALFSQGLALLLESRAGDRFRVAGSVTVGEEAVALVGRHRAGIAIVDLALPPLGGVETIRRIKAAYPATRVLALSGTEDLDLAADALRAGADGYLGKSADPEVLVAPLLAIAAGVRVLRGELLDALLSASDRTSGGLLDRLGERDIELWTLLARGMETADIARPLLVSERTAKRMIASLLHKLGAANRIEAAALAGRCGLLDEDPPGR, encoded by the coding sequence GTGCCCGACGAGCCACACGTCGTCGTCATCGTCGACGACCACGCCCTGTTCTCGCAGGGTCTCGCCCTGCTGCTGGAGTCACGCGCCGGGGACAGGTTCCGGGTCGCGGGCTCGGTCACCGTGGGCGAGGAGGCGGTCGCCCTCGTCGGCCGGCACCGGGCCGGGATCGCGATCGTCGACCTGGCGCTGCCCCCGCTCGGCGGGGTGGAGACGATCCGGCGGATCAAGGCCGCCTACCCGGCGACCCGGGTGCTGGCGCTGTCCGGCACCGAGGACCTGGACCTCGCCGCCGACGCGCTGCGCGCCGGTGCCGACGGCTACCTCGGCAAGTCGGCGGACCCCGAGGTACTGGTCGCGCCGCTGCTGGCGATCGCGGCCGGGGTGCGGGTGCTGCGCGGCGAGCTGCTGGACGCGCTGCTCAGCGCGTCGGACCGGACCTCCGGCGGTCTGCTCGACCGGCTCGGCGAGCGCGACATCGAGCTCTGGACGCTGCTCGCCCGCGGGATGGAGACCGCCGACATCGCGCGCCCGCTGCTGGTGAGCGAGCGCACCGCGAAGCGCATGATCGCCTCGCTGCTGCACAAGCTCGGCGCGGCCAACCGGATCGAGGCCGCCGCGCTCGCCGGCCGGTGCGGCCTGCTCGACGAGGATCCCCCCGGCCGCTGA
- a CDS encoding TetR/AcrR family transcriptional regulator, whose amino-acid sequence MSDTPGLRERRRRRTESDLVDSALRLIGSRGFAATTVEAIAEDAEVSPRTFFRLFGSKEDVVLAVERALFDAFVDAADDLSPGPLTTALTTALTGALAERDGTWFARVAAAARIIDEHPTVEAAALRLCAATTERLYDRIRPVTGGEPEHLVRLALETVVAAWRLARRQWLAEGPGVPERLGELVARNGAAVAAVGQVTVARG is encoded by the coding sequence GTGTCCGACACCCCGGGGCTGCGTGAGCGCAGGCGCCGCCGCACCGAGTCCGATCTCGTCGACTCGGCGTTGCGGCTGATCGGCTCGCGCGGTTTCGCGGCCACCACGGTGGAGGCGATCGCGGAGGACGCCGAGGTGTCGCCCCGCACGTTCTTCCGGCTGTTCGGCTCCAAGGAGGACGTGGTGCTCGCCGTCGAGCGGGCGTTGTTCGACGCGTTCGTCGACGCTGCCGACGACCTGTCGCCCGGCCCGCTCACCACGGCCCTGACGACGGCGTTGACCGGCGCACTCGCCGAGCGGGACGGGACCTGGTTCGCCCGCGTCGCCGCCGCGGCCCGGATCATCGACGAGCACCCCACGGTGGAGGCCGCGGCGCTGCGGCTGTGCGCGGCGACCACCGAGCGGCTCTACGACCGGATCCGGCCGGTGACCGGCGGGGAGCCCGAGCACCTGGTGCGGCTGGCCCTGGAGACCGTCGTCGCGGCCTGGCGGCTGGCCCGCCGGCAGTGGCTTGCCGAGGGTCCCGGTGTCCCGGAGCGCCTCGGTGAGCTGGTCGCGCGCAACGGTGCGGCCGTCGCCGCGGTCGGGCAGGTCACCGTCGCGCGCGGCTGA
- a CDS encoding MlaE family ABC transporter permease: MTAPSPVTRALTPVGRFLGLGVEIGKQSLRRPFQLRELVEQVWFVTKVSALPTALFTIPFGATIALLLGELTRQFGAQSQTGAGSVLAIVQQAAPIVTALLISGAGGSAVCADLGARTIREEISAMEVLGISPIQRLVVPRVLAMGITAVVLNGLATCVGVSGGYFFNVIIQGGSPGAYINSFSAIAQVSDIVVSEIKAFLFGIVAGVVAAYRGLNPPPGAKGVGDAVNQAVVISFVLVFLINLVLTALYLELVPPKGF, from the coding sequence GTGACCGCGCCGAGCCCGGTCACCCGGGCGCTCACCCCGGTCGGCCGGTTCCTCGGGCTGGGCGTCGAGATCGGCAAGCAGTCCCTGCGCCGCCCGTTCCAGCTGCGCGAGCTCGTCGAGCAGGTCTGGTTCGTCACCAAGGTCTCCGCGCTGCCGACGGCGCTGTTCACGATCCCCTTCGGCGCGACGATCGCGCTGCTGCTGGGTGAGCTGACCCGCCAGTTCGGCGCGCAGTCGCAGACCGGTGCCGGCTCGGTGCTCGCGATCGTGCAGCAGGCGGCGCCGATCGTCACCGCGCTGCTCATCTCCGGCGCGGGCGGCAGCGCCGTCTGCGCCGACCTCGGGGCCCGGACCATCCGCGAGGAGATCTCGGCGATGGAGGTGCTCGGCATCTCCCCGATCCAGCGGCTGGTGGTGCCGCGGGTGCTGGCGATGGGCATCACGGCCGTCGTGCTGAACGGGCTGGCCACCTGCGTCGGCGTCTCCGGCGGGTACTTCTTCAACGTCATCATCCAGGGCGGGTCGCCCGGCGCGTACATCAACAGCTTCTCGGCGATCGCCCAGGTCTCCGACATCGTGGTCTCGGAGATCAAGGCGTTCCTGTTCGGGATCGTGGCCGGGGTCGTGGCGGCCTACCGCGGGCTCAACCCGCCGCCCGGGGCGAAGGGTGTGGGCGACGCGGTGAACCAGGCCGTCGTCATCTCCTTCGTCCTGGTCTTCCTCATCAACCTCGTGCTCACCGCGCTGTACCTCGAGCTCGTCCCGCCGAAGGGCTTCTGA
- a CDS encoding sensor histidine kinase — protein sequence MADRTAGRAAGRGSDELPERVDEERTAVVLRLCVVLAAVVLVVVRPEVAGDRVLAATVLIGLTAVYATALAAISVLRGTLPVRPAVLTGVDGALAVLACGLTGGIASPMVAALPLVVIAIALRAGDRVGRAAAVVLGVGYTAAAVPGSAPGTSLPDRIVAGVWWTGFLFATAVLVGVLVRLLERQLAETATNRARAESEHERYLSERELRDRIVSQSRVRLDGARVVLHEFRTPVASLTALSADLARERLSPDAARTASRLLADHAAHLQDMLDGLADLAVSDGSPLGRNRPRRVALANIAAGALDAAGVAAGRRRPVVVPPDAAVLCDPQRLRRLLTNLAENAARHSGDAPVELHLTHDGSQLLAEVRDRGPGLPDGQQGVVTAKGVALGERRGTAGLGLWIVEALASAMDGELRLLPRDGGGLVARLTLPLPPA from the coding sequence ATGGCGGACAGGACGGCCGGCCGGGCGGCCGGACGGGGCTCCGACGAGCTCCCGGAACGGGTCGACGAGGAGCGCACCGCGGTCGTCCTGCGGCTGTGCGTGGTGCTCGCCGCGGTGGTGCTCGTCGTCGTGCGGCCGGAGGTCGCCGGGGACCGGGTGCTCGCGGCGACCGTCCTGATCGGACTCACCGCGGTGTACGCGACCGCCCTCGCCGCCATCTCGGTGCTGCGCGGGACGCTGCCGGTCCGGCCGGCCGTGCTGACCGGTGTGGACGGTGCACTCGCCGTGCTGGCCTGCGGGCTGACCGGCGGGATCGCCAGCCCGATGGTCGCGGCGCTGCCGCTGGTCGTCATCGCCATCGCGCTGCGGGCCGGGGACCGGGTCGGCCGGGCGGCCGCCGTCGTGCTGGGGGTCGGCTACACCGCGGCCGCCGTACCGGGGTCGGCGCCCGGGACCTCGCTGCCGGACCGGATCGTCGCCGGGGTGTGGTGGACCGGGTTCCTGTTCGCGACCGCGGTGCTGGTCGGTGTGCTGGTCCGGCTCCTGGAACGCCAGCTCGCCGAGACCGCGACCAACCGGGCCCGGGCCGAGAGCGAGCACGAGCGGTACCTGTCCGAGCGGGAGCTGCGGGACCGGATCGTCTCGCAGAGCCGGGTCCGGCTCGACGGTGCCCGGGTGGTGCTGCACGAGTTCCGGACGCCGGTCGCGTCGCTGACCGCGCTGTCCGCGGACCTGGCCCGGGAACGGCTGTCCCCGGACGCGGCCCGGACGGCGTCCCGGCTGCTCGCCGATCACGCCGCCCACCTGCAGGACATGCTGGACGGGCTGGCCGATCTCGCCGTCTCCGACGGCAGCCCGCTGGGCCGCAACCGGCCCCGCCGGGTCGCACTGGCCAACATCGCCGCCGGTGCGCTGGACGCCGCCGGGGTCGCGGCCGGGCGCCGCCGCCCGGTCGTCGTGCCGCCGGACGCAGCGGTGCTCTGCGATCCGCAGCGGCTGCGCCGGCTGCTGACGAACCTGGCCGAGAACGCGGCCCGGCACAGCGGCGACGCGCCGGTCGAGCTGCACCTGACCCACGACGGCTCGCAGCTCCTCGCCGAGGTCCGCGACCGCGGCCCGGGCCTGCCGGACGGCCAGCAGGGCGTGGTGACGGCGAAGGGCGTCGCACTGGGGGAGCGGCGCGGCACCGCCGGGCTGGGCCTGTGGATCGTGGAGGCGCTGGCCTCGGCGATGGACGGCGAGCTGCGGCTGCTCCCGCGCGACGGCGGCGGGCTCGTCGCCCGGCTGACGCTGCCGCTCCCCCCGGCCTGA
- a CDS encoding R2-like ligand-binding oxidase → MTTTATRTIEHGKRDGFASLSAGRLRADSFPMRLFGKGNARHWDPAAIDFTQDAVDFAAMTDDERWQTCALAAQFMAGEESVTQDLQPFVAAMAAEGRLGDEMYLTQFVFEEAKHTQAFRLWFDAVGMTGDLHSYIDRNESYLEIFTRALPESLYALAGDPSPANQIRASVTYNHVVEGTLALTGYFAWNKICAERGILPGMQKVIKHIGDDERRHMAWGTFTCRRHVAADDALWDVVDGRMQELMVPAMGVVTGTVDRWEDGRAPFGIDINEMAEYAMDKVGRRLGAIESARGADLRTIDSDAEPEKLEERFHAEDQQVLAAAAAS, encoded by the coding sequence GTGACCACCACCGCGACGCGCACCATCGAGCACGGCAAGCGGGACGGGTTCGCCAGCCTGTCCGCGGGACGGCTGCGGGCCGACTCGTTCCCGATGCGGCTGTTCGGCAAGGGCAACGCCAGGCACTGGGACCCGGCCGCGATCGACTTCACCCAGGACGCGGTCGACTTCGCCGCGATGACCGACGACGAGCGCTGGCAGACCTGCGCGCTCGCCGCGCAGTTCATGGCGGGCGAGGAGTCGGTGACCCAGGACCTGCAGCCGTTCGTCGCGGCGATGGCGGCCGAGGGCAGGCTCGGCGACGAGATGTACCTGACCCAGTTCGTCTTCGAGGAGGCCAAGCACACCCAGGCCTTCCGGCTGTGGTTCGACGCCGTCGGGATGACCGGCGACCTGCACTCCTACATCGACCGCAACGAGTCCTACCTGGAGATCTTCACCCGGGCGCTGCCGGAGAGCCTCTACGCGCTGGCCGGTGACCCGAGCCCGGCGAACCAGATCCGCGCCTCGGTGACCTACAACCACGTCGTCGAGGGCACGCTCGCGCTCACCGGCTACTTCGCCTGGAACAAGATCTGCGCCGAGCGCGGCATCCTGCCCGGCATGCAGAAGGTGATCAAGCACATCGGCGACGACGAGCGCAGGCACATGGCCTGGGGCACCTTCACCTGCCGCCGGCACGTGGCCGCCGACGACGCGCTGTGGGACGTCGTCGACGGCCGGATGCAGGAGCTGATGGTGCCGGCGATGGGCGTCGTCACCGGCACGGTCGACCGGTGGGAGGACGGGCGGGCCCCGTTCGGGATCGACATCAACGAGATGGCCGAGTACGCGATGGACAAGGTCGGCCGCCGGCTCGGGGCGATCGAGTCCGCCCGCGGCGCCGACCTGCGCACGATCGACTCCGACGCCGAGCCGGAGAAGCTCGAGGAGCGCTTCCACGCCGAGGACCAGCAGGTGCTCGCCGCGGCCGCGGCGTCCTGA